One Stratiformator vulcanicus genomic window, CGTGCTTGACGTCATTGAGCATCGGCGAGGCAACAGACGTCGTCAACGCTCCCCTTATAAGCCGCGCACGAAGTAAGCGGATCGAGCAAGTCTGGATGCCTCCCCGCTATCCGCTTACTACGTGCGCGGCTTGTGAATCATCATGTTATCCGCTTACTTCGTGCGCGGCTTGTGAATCATTATGGATAATTGGCTCGCACGTTTTCCGCGGCCTTTGCGACGGTTTCGGCGATTCGCTTCTCCCGCGTCGCGGAACGTTTGGCCGATTTGATCCACCACAGAATGCCCTTCTTGACGGAATCGGGGAAGGCGTCGAAGTGCTGTTTCGCCGAACGATTCTGCTTCAGGGCCTTCGCCAGATCGGGAGGAATGACAAGGTCTTCAACGTCGTCAAGGACCGTCCAGCTTCCGTCGGCTTTTGCCTGCTCGATTTTTGCCCAGCCCGCCGGGGTCATCAGGCCGTCACTCTCCAGTCGCTCGACGCGTTGCTTGTTGAGCCGTGACCACGGGCTGCCCGGCTTCCGGGGCGAGATGAGGAGTTTCGTCCGTTCGGTATCGACCTTGCCCGGTCGGCTGTCGATCCACCCGAAGCAAAGGGCCTCTTCAACGATCGCGTCGTAAGGCAGATATTTTTCCGGCACCGCCTTCCGGTACGTCACGAGCCAAATGCTCTCGGATTGTTCGTGGTGCTCTGCCAACCAATGCCGCCACTCGTCGCGAGAGGCGACTTCGACGTGTTCCAGTTCGTCGATGGCCGACGGCAACGCTTCCGGCTCCGCTTGGGTTCAGTCATGTGAGAGCCGCGAACGATCCGCTTACTGCGTGCGCGGCTTATTCACTCTTGTTATGAGTGTGTCGATCTTTGCGATTTGAGGCGATCAACGAAAGCATGATGGGCTTCCGATTTCATGCCCTCGGCCAACACATCGAGAACCTGCTTCAGGTCACCTTCGACCAATGCCTGAACGTCAAGCACGAGGCCGGGAAACGTCTCGCTTTCGATTCGACCCGAATCATCGAGATCGAGTTGTTCGAAGTTCCCCTCGCGAAGCACGAACCAAGCAATTGACTGACTCTGGGTCATCCACACCAGATATTCTCTGACGCCGCTGCGGCGGTAAGCGTGCAGCTTCTCATGCAGATCGTAACTCGCCGAACTGGCCGCGACTTCGCACACGAGTTCCGGGGCATTTTGAATGTAGCCCTTCTCCGTCATTCGCGTCTGCCCGCCGTACTCCGGCTTGATTCGCAGCGAGGCGTCCGGCTGCGGACTATTGTCGATATCGAGTAGCACCGTGCTATTGTCGGCAGTCCCGACGCCCGGTGTCGAAGCCTTATAAAATGACAGCCAGCCGATCAGATCTGAGTGCGGCTCACCATGACGATCAGTTCTTACCGGCGATCCCATGTAGACCCTCCCATCAATAAGTTCCGCCTTCTTCAATTCCGGCATCGCTTCGTAACGGCGCAGAAACTCCGGCAGAGTGAGGTGATCGCCGTTGACCAGCGGCGGCACCTCCGTCGCGGATTCCTCGCGCGGTAAAAGTGCTTGGACATCGATCGACAAGGTCTTCTCCCCAAATCTGGCCCTCAGATCACTTCAATTTAATCATACGGTAAAAACGTTGCACTCACACAAGCCGCGCACGTAGTAAGCGGATCGAGCAAGTCTGGATGCCTCTCCGATATCCGCTTACTTCGTGCGCGGCTTGTTTGCGGAGCATCCACCTACTCGCCGCCCCCGCTCTTCCCATCGCCCGTCTCACCAGTCTCCCCGTCATCCGACTCCCCTTCCCACCACGTGTCGAGCATCTCCGCCTCGTAGCCTTGCTCCCGCAGGCGGCGGACAACGGCGCGGCGGGAGCCATGGGTGGCGAAGACGCGTTCGGCTCCGGTCGCTTCAATCGAATGGAACAGGCTCGGCCAGTCGACGTGATCGCTGAGGACGAATCCGCGGTCGACCGCCCGCCGTCGACGCTGGCCGCGGACGAGCATCCACCCCGACGCAAACCCAGTCGCGACGTTCCCGAATTTCCGCAGCCACGGCGTGCCCTGCGCGCTGGGCGGGGCGATCACGAGGGCCCCCTGCCAATCCTTTCCCCGCTCGCCCCGACCGGCATACTCGGTCTCAGGGAGTTCAATGCCGGTCGCGCGGTAATCGCGATTGCACATCTCCACGGCTCCGTGGCAATAAATGGGTGCGATCGACGGGTCGACTCCGGCCAGCAATCGCTGCGACTTCCCAAGAGCGTAGGCGAATAGCACGCTTACCTTTCCCGCATCTCGGTTCGCCCGCCACCAGTCGTCGACCTGCTCGAAGACCGACACCTGCGACGGCCACTGGTAAATCGGCAACCCAAACGTGCTCTCTGTGATGAAGGTATGACAGCGAACCGGCTCGAAGTTCGCACAAGTACGATCAGGGTCGGTCTTGTAATCCCCGCTCACGCACCAAACCTCGCCACGATGCTCAATCCGAATCTGAGCCGATCCGAGGATATGCCCGGCAGGATGGAGCGAAACGTCGACGCCGTTCATCGTCAGCCGCTCACCGTAATCGAGCGTGTCGATCACCGCCGACTGGCCCATTCGCGACCGCAACACGTGCTCGCCGTCGGTCGCCGTCAGATACTTCTCGTGCCCCCGCCGCGCGTGATCGGCATGGGCGTGCGTCACCACGGCTCGCGCGACCGGTTTCCAAGGGTCGATGTAAAAATCGCCCGCGGGGCAATGGAGACCGCGATCGGTGAGTTCGAGTACACTTCCCATGACAGCAGTTTAGGACGCAGCCGGGAGGAGTCACGTAATGGATGAAAAGTCAGCCTTTCGCGAGGAGAAGTTAGCCGTCGTCAGCGATGCTGCTGAAGCTCTCGCTTCGGCGTGGAAAGCCGACGGCTTCAAGGGGCGAAAACGCAAGCAAGCAGTGGCTCGGTTAGCGGAGACATTCGGGCGTGTGGAAGCACTTTTCCCCGGCGTTCGCGGGACGGCTGAAAGGGTCTTCGAAGCCTATCTGACACCGTGTACCGTTCGTGACGCCGAAGCGATTCTGGCTGATTTGGAGCGAACCGGCCCCTTTCCGGTGGAACATCCGCTGCTGGAGCGTCTGTGGGCCGCGGGCGGACCGGACATCGAACAGGTGCCGCCGACCGATCGGGTGATCCGAGCGCGACTGGGCCCCGTCGGCCTGATCCTCGACGGCCCGCCACGCCGTCACAGCGGATACGATAACACGCCGCTCAACGCCGTATGCTTCGCTTCGACCGGAGGCGACGGCGATCACTATTCGCTGATCCCGATCGACGGAACGATCACAGCGCAATCGCCCGTCGTGCTTTCGTTTCCCTCAGAGGAGGAACCCGTTTTCGTCGGCGAAAACCTGAAGCAATTCCTCTGCGCCGGACTGCATTGGGGATACTTCGATTTCTTC contains:
- a CDS encoding YdeI/OmpD-associated family protein, coding for MPSAIDELEHVEVASRDEWRHWLAEHHEQSESIWLVTYRKAVPEKYLPYDAIVEEALCFGWIDSRPGKVDTERTKLLISPRKPGSPWSRLNKQRVERLESDGLMTPAGWAKIEQAKADGSWTVLDDVEDLVIPPDLAKALKQNRSAKQHFDAFPDSVKKGILWWIKSAKRSATREKRIAETVAKAAENVRANYP
- a CDS encoding Uma2 family endonuclease, coding for MSIDVQALLPREESATEVPPLVNGDHLTLPEFLRRYEAMPELKKAELIDGRVYMGSPVRTDRHGEPHSDLIGWLSFYKASTPGVGTADNSTVLLDIDNSPQPDASLRIKPEYGGQTRMTEKGYIQNAPELVCEVAASSASYDLHEKLHAYRRSGVREYLVWMTQSQSIAWFVLREGNFEQLDLDDSGRIESETFPGLVLDVQALVEGDLKQVLDVLAEGMKSEAHHAFVDRLKSQRSTHS
- a CDS encoding ligase-associated DNA damage response exonuclease: MGSVLELTDRGLHCPAGDFYIDPWKPVARAVVTHAHADHARRGHEKYLTATDGEHVLRSRMGQSAVIDTLDYGERLTMNGVDVSLHPAGHILGSAQIRIEHRGEVWCVSGDYKTDPDRTCANFEPVRCHTFITESTFGLPIYQWPSQVSVFEQVDDWWRANRDAGKVSVLFAYALGKSQRLLAGVDPSIAPIYCHGAVEMCNRDYRATGIELPETEYAGRGERGKDWQGALVIAPPSAQGTPWLRKFGNVATGFASGWMLVRGQRRRRAVDRGFVLSDHVDWPSLFHSIEATGAERVFATHGSRRAVVRRLREQGYEAEMLDTWWEGESDDGETGETGDGKSGGGE